CGCTCATCTTTACCAAGCACTAGCATTCGGCAATCATTGGGTAAAAATGCCTTCATGATCGTGGTCAATGCACACCCGTTTCAACAATACAGAATACATTACACAAACATGAAACAGTGATGTAGTCCTGCACTCTGACAAAGTCGAGAGTGTGTGATCCGAGTTACCGTTTATTAAAGATAGTAGTTGAATTCGAGCAGCAATCAGACATATCACAGCCTCATCAGTAAACATGAAAATCCATCAGCTAGTTTTTACGTTTTCACAACTCTATGCACTGACATGATAATGGTATTACGTTCAAATCTTTTCACTAATTGTTTGACAGGATGGAAGGGTTATAGCTCACTTGTGAAGTAAGCTTGGTCCTTCTTATTTCCTACTTGGTCTATAGGTCAAACATGTCACGACCCGAATTACCGCATACCATAAATGACCATCCGCATTTATCGATATCGATAAAACTGCCTCAACTTGATACTTCAGGCCATGTCGAGAAAGATATACAGCGACCTGTCTTTCAGGTAGGAGAGGAAATTATAGGAACATTACAGCTTGTATGTTCTGCTGGGTTTATCTTGAGTTTAGGTAAAATCGAAGTGGAAATAATAGGAAgagaaagtgagttgatgaCTTACTTTCATATATATGATCTCTACAGTAGGATTTGATACTGATCCAAAGTTCGGATAGATgtgaaatttcaaaatgatataacACAAAATATATTCTGGCAAGACCTATTAGAATTTCAAGGTAAGATCTCAGACCCGTCGCCTAGATCCTTCTCAATCCGCTCAGAGTTATCCTGGCTGACTGATGTTTAATTACAGGACCAGATTTGCCAATGTCCAATGCTTGTACAGATAGTATAATAATATCAGATTTGCCGATCGGTTACTATCCTGCTCGTAAAGGGTAAGTAATATCACCAAGACCGTACGATTTATTTGCTAAAGCCGTTAACAGAACCACGCAATTCCCCGTCAAGATTACTTTACCTGATACACTACCAACTTCATTCAATACACCTTCTGCCCTTATATCTTACACTTTACATGCGCGCGTCTATATACACGACTTTCCTGGTATGAGATCAATCTTGCATACATCGACTGATATCGACATAATCCCACAAATAGAAAACTTAGATGTATATATCGATGAAGGTATTCAAAGAAGGATAGGTCAGGCGGACTGTAGGCAGGATGAAGGTGGGGGTACGGCGTATCTAGAGATTGAGAGTGTCAATGGTTGGATGACAGAGGGATCGAATAGTAGAGTAGGGCTTACAGTCAAAAATCATACTAGATTGTCGGTGAGTCGCGAATCATCGCTATGAACAACGTATTCTTTCCAAATTTTACTGTGTCGGTAAAAGTAGAAGTATCATTGACAGTACTTGAATTTAGACCTTATCACCTTTCCTGAACGTCATCCAGCGAATTACGGTATTGAAGTCTGATGGAAAAGAGGTATTTATGCAACATGTAGCATTTGAGAAGGTTTATTCGGGTGAGTTGGTCCCCCTCTCTGTACAACTACCATACAGGATATTAACAAATAGAACGACTAATTACTGGTTGAGTTCCTAGAATATCGATATCTCACCCCGCCTTTTAGCGAAAATCGTTTGAACCTCGATTTTCGAATACCAGAAGGTGTTCGCACTGTTTATCACACGAAATCTTCAATCATTCAGGTAGATATCTTGATTAGAGTGGATATACCGCTTGCGTCATCTCGACAAGCGATAGCGTAAGACGcatcttctctttttcctcATAAATGATGCACGGAGCTGACCTGGTTATGTCTACCCGGTAGAACCGCAATTCTGCTGATTCATATTTTGCATTCTAATTCACTATCAGCAGATATGTGGttacaacatcaaacatATCAAACTGAACTGAGAAGGTTAGAAGAATCGACACCTCGCATACCTCGTGCTCAAAGAAGGTGGTCAGCGCCATTCAAAGCTGTGAAGGAtgttatatcatcacctactTCTCCTTCAAATACCAATAGCTTCACAGTCCCCTTTTTGCCTAATGCGGAAAGCAGTCGACCAAAATATCATCAGTCAAGACATAGTATATCTGCCTTACCAGATAATAGTGGACCAAACCCGTTCATGATTGGGAAGTTCAACCATCGATTTTCACCGCAACAGCAACATCATCCAACAGTACAGAAGTATACATCGTTTGAAGTTAGTGACTATCGTCAACCTGCCTGGACTATATACGATGTCACGGAGGAAAGCGAAAGTTTAGCAACAAAGACTCCAAGGCATCTAAGGGAAACTAGTAAAAGTAGAGGGGGAAGTGTTAGTCCCGTACAGGAAGGCACCAGATCGGGAAGTCATCCACCTGCAATACCTGTCAATTACGCCAATACACCTGGTTTTCAAAATGTTCTAGCTATACAACAGCAAACATCTCCAAATCAGTTACAACGGGAAAGTCCAGCTGTCCACGCTGATCAACACCAATTGCAAACCTCTACGACTCCCCCTATATCGATATCGAATTCACCAACCACCGATGAAAAACGTGTTAATTCTACTCCTAcaactaaatcaatcaaagctGTCTTGACAAACTCGCAGAGCATTTTATCACCGAAATCTGTCATGCATACCTCTCCAGAATCATATTTCGATACTCAAGCAACTGCGGAAACCATAAATCCGCCTAGCCAGGAAGATAACAGCATGGCGAATGAAATACCAACCAAATCCTCTGAAGAAACAACGATTGGcgataaagaaagaatagaGAAACAGTCTAAACGACCCGACATTGTTAAACGAAGATCATCAAGGAGAGGAAGCGATAACAAACATCAAGCCCTGAATGTCTTTGACGAGGAGAGTCGATCGAGCGAAGCATCAGCAGATGCAACATTGTATAAGGCTGGAGAACATAGATCAAGCGAGACTAGAAGTTCATTCAGTAGTATCACTGAATCTGATAAGCAAGAGACATCTGACAATATGGCGGAAAGTAAAAAGGTAAGCTTGTGATTCCTGATATCCTGTGTCAAACTGTTCAGATCCGGTGATATTACCATGATCGATAACTGATCATGCGTTTTTCGCCTTGTACACAGAGAAGCGATGCACTTTCTATCCCATCGAGCACTGAAATAAGTTCAAATCCTAAAAAGTCGGCTCGAGGTGGACGTGGAGGCAGAGTGACTTCCGCTAAACAGCTTTTCGAGGCTAAAACTACCGCAATTCCTCCATCCACAACGGACTCTAAGCCAACAGTACTTGAAGAacaaaacagaaagaaaagacatTCGTTGCCTCCAAATATGGTCCTGACCAATACTCGGCGCGCTTCACCAGGTATCGCATCGATCGATACTACGTTAGCTCACCGCAATGCGACGTTACCTCTTAGTTCAATCACCAAAGTCGATGCCACAGTTGAAGGAAAGGTTAGAAAGGAAGGTGTATCCGTAGGCAAGCTGAGGGGTTTGATAGAGAAATACGAGAATACATCGAATGCTCCAGGAGTATGATAGCTCAACTCGAAGAAACGTGATGTACGATCATATACTTGATCCTTATTCAACTATTTCTACATGTGGCATACTGATGGAGCAGGAATATAATAACGGTATTCAGTAATTTTGTCTAAATCACATATCAACTAGAGAGCGAATTCTGGAATTCGCAATAAGCATTCCGATCAACAGCTTCATGTTTTGATGTCTTCAtgttttgatgttgatgaagaatgaAATTCTATCTTATACATTCGCTCTTTGATATCTACTTGAGGGATTAAGTATTCTTGATCatgaagaaatgatgaaataacGTAACTGAGTTGCAAGATCATCGATCAAATGAATCAGGTACAATCAACCTACCCAAAATAAGACCTGAATGCGGTGTATGATATAAGGTTTTGGATCCGATGCAGTCGGAAATTGAGGTTCACCTTCAAAGATTTCTCGACACGTCTGATGTGATCAATCAGAGTATTGCAGAACACGCATCAAAAGACCAACATTGAATGGGTTAGAATCAATCTCCTATCTTTCGATCAATATGCGCCCTATGAGAAATCAAGCATAGTATCCTCGTTTCTTGATTTGCTTTGACTCTCTGTGAACCTGAGAATTGCTAGTAAAAGGTACCATCGTTCCTATCAATTTGTGATCAGCGTGGTTGAAAGATTGCCTGCCATGAGGTATAAACCTAAAGCCTCACCATTTTTGTAATATGCCAATTACGTTTGGACGTATATATGAATTATCATTCAGACAACTCGAACCAAAGGTTTCTAGAAACCTGATGAGATTTTTTTCTCACAGGTGATATTCTTGGTAGATCAGATAATTACAGCATTTAAGCTTGATCTTCAGACATCATAGAGAGAACGtgtcaacatcaaattgTTACTCTTGCTTGGTATTTCGAATACAGATCCAGGAGTTGATGggtgatttgattgaatatCCATTATCATTCTAGCTAGTTGTAGGGATGATCAGGGTTTCGACTATTTCTGTGATTTGCTGTACTAGTATAACGTACAGTCTAATCTTGATTTGCTCAAGCTATATTTTTATCCCATAGGCAAGATGTTGTAGAATCGTTAGATTCCATCTGTACATCCACCTCGAATCCTGGCGGAGAGGGGGGGGCTTGCTCTCTTGATACATACTCGACTAACGCGACATCTATCATAAGGGACATTATGGGGTATCAGACTTTTCAGGctaattttaccttttgattgCCTCTCCCAAAAAaaacaccatcaaatatcaaaatcaaaatcaaaatcaaggaGGAAATGAATTACTTCACAGAGTATTCACCAAATCCattgattgaatatgatCTATTTCTGAGAAAAAACCAATTCCTTAGATGAGCCTCATGTTATTATgtgaattgatgatgataatgtaaaGTACACACACAAATCAAGGGAATGAGTATGCAAATATCTCACGAGACAGGAAAATTGACAATGCCAGATACAGTATGTGAATTCATAAAATCTGTTTGGTGTATCAACTTTCAATACTACTTCACTGAGTTGTAAtgtattatgtatatatagatggTGATTTCCCAAGTTTTTTCAAATTGAGCCTCTCCGTAAGATCTTTTTCCAAAGAAAAAGCAAggtttcttcaacaaataaCAGAATTTTATTGTAACTCATCCTCTTCATAAAACCAACATATCGCTCATACGAAACTTTACAGAAAATGTACATTTCATCTATCATATTACCCATACTACTACTCATAACAACGTTTTCAATTGCCACTCCTATACCTGTAGTCAAatctgaagttgatgataaaccAAAACCAGCTCCGGCATCGGCACCGGCACTAGCTACAGAACCTGAAGTGATTGTCAAATCCCAAAGATGGGGTGCAATGATGGGTAAGCTCTCATGGTAAAATACCTACACTACATTATACGTACAGATAACCACCATGAATGGAAATTTTGGGGCGAGAAATCAGTTAGACATTCGCGTGTGGCTAATTTATAGCTGTGGATCTTTAGCTCCTGCGTGGTGAGATTCTCGAGTTGTTGACGACTTCTTGGCTattctatatcatcaattcttcaagTAAGTAGAGGTCTCCTATTTATTTTTCTTAATTGGATATTCTACTAATATTACTTAGAATGTAATATGACCAGGTTTCCCACAGATACTGTGAACGATGATCGTAcccatttcttttttacctttccctTACGGACAGTTTTTAGATCGAGATACTAGAACGGACAGATAGATTTGATGGAATATATACGATATTCAATACGCAATCCATTTTAGACGATAGGTAGAACAGGATTGATTACTGCATATAAGTATACGATATCTATATGAATTACTGGTACCGTATAAAAAGTCCTTCCTACCTTACCTGCCTATGAACATAATATACATGTGGTTCTGCGAAATTATACTTTACAAAATCGGAATCgattatcatcaagaattagaatttTATAGTCCTGCGCCGAGGACGAAATAAATGACCAAGAAAATTGAAACGAGTatcaatcatatatatatacaagcAATCTCCCATAGTCCAAAATAAGCAAATTtgaaatcatctatattttCCATGTATCCGGTCCAAAACCTGTAGCTGGAGCATCCAAATAAGCGGCCCCAATACCATCCCAATCGGCAGCTACGACATTAACatatttatcagctaaattgtCTTCTTGACAATGGTAATGGTAGAGACTCCATAACTCACTCTTCTGATATACAGTATTACCCCACCAATTCACTGAAGCACCAGGCAAACccaagaaaaggaaaattgCAATTGCAGAAAGAGCTGTACCGATATCTAAAGCAGCTGACAAGACGTAATTGTACTGGTGAGAGTGAAATGAATATTAGCGTCAAAAGCATTTTCAACGAAGatatcatttcttcaatcGTACTCACTTTGGACCACCAAGCAAATTTCTTCCTTCTTACCCaaaattggaagatgaaacCAGTTAACAACCAACTTGAATAATTAACACCTGTTGCAGGTGGGATGAATAAAGCTCCACTAAAAATGATAGGGAAATTCAAATTTctgaaaattgatttaggaTATTTTCTAACCCATAACCAGAATGGTATTGGTATGATTGCACCAGCAATCAAAGCATATGTTTGTGGGTAATACAATGAGCCTTTACTGAATAATCTTTCCGGTCCAATTAATCCCCTGGAGTAAACGAAAAAAAGGGTCAGCATCGGTTCGTCGGTATAGCATAATGGCATGTATGGGCACTTACCAAATAATAGAAGAAGTGAAGAAGACTTTGGTTGAAGCGCATGTTAAGAGAGATTTTTGTCCGGCCGCACATATATCAGGAATCTTAGCAAACATAAGTTCTTTAGTTGCACTTTGAATGAAACAAGCTATGACGGTTGCTGTTATTTGAGCTACAAAAGTTGCTCTTGGTGGAATTTTCATATAATGCCCTAACTTTTGATCCTGAATGAATGCTAATCCAGCTACTACCGTTTGAACAGTAAACACTTTACATAACTATGGTTAGATCGCAAACAAAAAGGGTTAGCTAACACCTCATGGTGAAGTATGAACAACGATTAAGTAAAATTGATCACTCACCATACCAGGGATAGGTTGACCTTGGAACATATAACCAGGAATCAATTCGGCTAAAAGGTTCATTGCAGGTTGTTGAGATGTCATAGCGTAGATAAAAGCTGAAGGAATGATGTAAACGAAAGGTATAGCTATGGCTACAATATATCCCCATACGGGTAATTCTGTATGATAGACCTCCAAAGCTGTTACCGCTAAAGTAAAAACAACAGCGAATAAAGCTAAGAACCACCAATCGGGAACTTCAGGATAGTGTTTCATTAACTTCATATGTATATCATCCGCTTCTGTCTTGACGTTGATCATGGCTCTGTAGATTCTGGGACCATGATACAGTGCTGTATGTACTAATAATCCAGTAGCTAAAGCGAAAGCCATCATGAAAGTCATTGAGAATGTTGCAGATAAATAGACCGGTGAATATAGCGCATAAGCGGTTTCGTTTAATCGCAAATCGTCTGTGAGgatattgaaaatatcgTATTCTGAACTGAAACGATCTGCTGCTTGAATAACGTTGACAGGGAGATAAGCGAATTCCCAAACCTGATGACAAAAGTTAGCATACTTGATTCTAGCAATCGTTGCCTGGTGTTACTTACATTGGTATAGTACATGATTGGGACCAAGATCCagaaaaagaatatgaagCCAACACCAACATTTACCTCAGCCCACCAGGGAGTGGTCAAAGGAGAACCGACCCAAGTTATCTGAGTCCAATCAAAGGTAAGAACACCCATGCCGAGACCAGTTGAAACACCAAACAACTCATTGACGACCTTGTTTTTGGGGGCGATCCAACAAGCGTAAGAAAAGTATGACAAGGCAGTGAACAGGAAACCTGTGAACTCGTCAATTAGCAGTGACCTCATCTGCGTTATGAAGGATTGAGCTTACCGGGGAAGAAGTAGTAGGCGAATGCACCACCCATACAGATGACAAGGAATTTGAATCTACTCATACCACCTTGGAAACCATCTTCCTCTGCATGTAGAGTATTCAAGTTGGTGGTGACAACCAAGTTTCCAGGCCATATCATCGAAGCTGGCCATACGACAAATCGTCTACATAGACCGGCCATTGTGAATCCGGTAAGTTGAGTTGCTAAAATTATCATAATGTCAAAACCATAACCGAATTTATGCTTGTACCATAATTCACTTGAAACAGTTGCGTATATAGCATATGCTGGTCCAATAGCTACATTGGCCATCATTACTATGATTGTATGttctttgatattgaatgGACCAGGGTTTAGGGATATTTCTGATCCCCCTAGAAAGCGTGGTAATTTCCAAGTATTGATGGGAAGTAACCAGGCTGCGAATTTACCGACAGGATATGCGACGACTCTATATGAGAGAATCAGCGAAGTTCAGGTCGAGTTGACATGAAATGAGACTCACTGCACAATTAGAGGAGAAAGGTAAGGTGCTGGTGTTCGGAAGACAAAGAATGTATTGATACCGGAACCAAGAATTACGAAGAGTATCCCCAAAAACCATGCTCGCAATGTGAGAGCTGAGGAAAAAGAATGACCGTTAGATGGCGATCCATATAGATCAAGGGTTGTTATGCTTCTGAGCTGACTCACCTGGCATGTCAGGATCATCAATGTTTGAAACTGAAGCTCGTACTTCTGGATATGGACTGTCTTCTTCCACCATACCTGGATCCAGTACACCTAAACTTTCTTCTCCATTATCACTAGCCTCTTTATGTagaccacctaaaccatcaccCCACGTAGTTTTACCATCCGGTATGGTCATATCACCCGTCATTTCGGTCATACCATAACTACCTCTAGACCAACCTCGACCACCTTCACTTGTCAAATCACTCTCCGAGATCAATGGTGCTGATGACTTCATTCTACGATTTGAGGTTGTAGGTCTATATGATAGACCAGGTTCAGATAGGCCGGAATCTTCTGATATCCTAGACATATCGGTAGTAGTGGTGAAATTTGTTGTAGCTGTTCCTGTCCTGGCACTAGAACCTCTTCTACGCTGTAATCTATCTATGAGGGATGCACCAGAATGAGGTCTTCTTGACTTTCTAGCTATAATCGGGCCATGAGAGTCGTCGGCCGATGACATTGTGAAAGCGAAGGAGGAATTGTTCGGATTGTGGAAACCACTGAATGGAGGtggattttctttatcatatGTAAGTTCAGGTAAATGTCCACCAACATCCACTACACCTGTAGGTGTAGGTACTTTCCCATCTACTGACATTGAACGTGGTGTATAACTTAATCCTGGTGTATTGAGATGACTTCCTTCAGGTCCACTTGAAGGGTTTGGTGATTCTTCTGTTGGTGCAGATGTTAGATGACTAGAAGGTGGTGCAGATGTTAGATGACTAGAAGGTGGTGCAGATGTTGAGTACTCAGATATTGCTCCCAAACCAGGTACAGCTGCAGTTGCTGGTCTGTGAAAAGCAaaaacttcttcatcctcctcttcctcctcttcttcatcaaagtCCTCATCGTCTTCGTCTCCCTCTTTATAAAACTCTTGCTCAGGTAACTCATCCGCACTAATACCTGAAGCAGCAGTATCTAATCTTGCTGTAGGCTGTCTTCGTCGACTATTACCTAGGCCAGCTCGTCTTCCAGTTGAAGTGGAAGGTCGACCAGAACTAGTCCCAGGACGCGGTGGTTCTGACATGTTGGGGATGTTGGGGACAGGCACTGGGTATCCTAAAAAACCAATGATTGATTAGTTGTTATGGAATTATAGTTTATCAACGAACGGTATTGATGCGGAAATTTGATCTAAAGGAGAATGCTAGGGACTAGACTGTGTGATTAAGAAATGATGGCAACGTCGAGTGTTTGGGAGGAATAAGTTGTAATGCTTGTCAAGGGataaatggtggtggtaacaATATGCGGACTAAGTTAATTTAGAATTACGCTTACTAGTCTGTGTATATCTATCTGTATTACTTGACGTGAATGTTTCTCAATTGATGGCCCAAGATCGTCCTTCTGTCTTATGTTTTGTTCTAGTCTATTTTATTCTACCCTATTCAAATGTAAATAACCTACAACCGCGCCGAGATAGGTGACTTAGAAACAAATAGTTGAATTCGTCTTCTCCCTCGGTTCGatttgaaatgttgaaaattACAAATGATACGTTTCAGGTAAGGTAGTCCAAGTGCTCAAGTGTCCAAGAGTCCAAGCAGAAGTGTAACCTTAGCTTGGTATAAAAAGGTCCAGTCCCAGTTGTATGTTGTATGGTAGATGTCAATGCGTATGAGTGATAATTCCTGAATATGTTCACACTGACCCTGTTGTGGatttgatgctgatgaaaaGCTAAGCTTCCTACCTCGGTGTTGTGTGTGTGTGTACCTTCGATTGTGATCGAAGGGGGTACCTTGTTTGTTTCCTGATATGTTGCTCggaatgaagttgatgattttgacGATAAAAATGGGTGGTGAGGATGATGACTATTTAAGCTttataattttgatgttatCTGTGATATGTTATATCGTTTGAGATTGTTGTATATTTGGTACAATAATGAGTGGGAACGTGTACGCGTGATCGATTGAGTAATATTTATAATATACGCTATTTGTCCCCGAATCTTATTTTATTTCTTCCATAAGATATAATTGATATGTTTTATGATGTTGTACAATTATGATGGtgtgaaattgatataaCGTCGAAATGATAACAATTTGATCATGTACTACTAGTAGTACACAACAATGAAAGTATGGTACAAAAACAGACGATCAGTTAAAGCTAAGACAATCGATCTGTATTTCATTAAAGGAAAACATGAATCCCATTTTTGTCTTTTAGTAATCATCTTAGAGTACCTCTTTTTTGGTACTTCGGATTCGAAAAtaccttttaccttttaccttAGGTGGGGCTAGAGAAAGTTTTGACAGAAAATACAGGGCAAAAATGCAATCACATAAGATATAGGATTTAACCGATACTTAAGATTGTATTTTCCACCTTCTCTCTGTTACCCTAACAGaagatattattatttttctctctttttttttttcggAATCGGATTTCTTTTCAGGAACAAAGTAATATCCAttcatttttgtttttaccttttctctCACCtttatttcttctctcttGATGCTTCTCCTTGCTATATATAGGTATTCACTAAACGACAATAACTATTATTGGATTATCCACTCCGCACACGCTGTGGTGTGATAAGGAAGACCATCACCTGTGCATACATGATTATCCAAATTGAGAGCTTTGACCATTTCGCTCGACTCTATGGGGTATCATCAGCCATTTGCAAGAGTGCTTCCGGAACTGCCAAGGTGATGAGCAAATATAGTATCTTGGCTATTTCTGCTGTTGGAGAAGTCGCATAGAGAAAAGGTGCAAATTGAAAGGAATATACGAAAGGTGTTCAATTCTCACAATGCAATATCATCAGCTCCGCTGTTTTCCCTTTTTAGGCACGATCTAACCATTATAATGGTATTTGAACTTTgtttttctctctcttccCTTTCACCGTGCTGCCTTCCTCAATTCATTTTATAAGGTTTTTGTGTCTTTCTCATCAGAAACGAAACCCAAATTTTCGATTTCCGAAGAACTGCTACAGTACAACTGATCCAGATGACCAAAATCTGACATCAAGAACCAAGTACTACTAGCTCAGTATAAAAGGGAGTGACGAGTCATAATGTAATGCACAGTACCTCGAAATGCGACTAAGTAAGTAATTCCCAATGACCCTCGTTGACCTCTATAACTGCGCCCAGACAGCGCGGACAAGTGTTACTGTAGCAGgtacaagatgaagaaggaatgatgGAAATAAATTCGGTATCGGCAAACAGGCGTTGTTGATCTTGCTTCTGTGAAGATCTGAATATATGATCGTCATCTACCTCAATTGCTGTATAGGACTGACCCAGATCTTCGGGATGGATAAAAAGGGTTTAACACGTTGAAGGAAAAAGGTGTGACAACAAAACCATCGTGCAGTAAATTGAATCTTCGAAGTAAGCcatctcttcatcaagaaggaGATAATTTAATATATATACGGTGAGTTTTGAGTAACCAAAAACAGACTTTAAGACTCGACCGAAACGTTTCCTTTGTAAAAACAAGGGAGTCAGAAAACACCCAGGCGAGAAACcctgaaaaagaaaagtccGAAGATCTCTTTTTCACGTCACGCGAAGCATTataaaaaaaagaagaaaacctCCGAAATGAACCGGATATGGTAGTCTTGTGTTTTGTCGATATTCGTGGCACATTCAGCTCATGTAAAATACCTCAATCATTATATTCACGAGAAATATCCATCGAAACCATGCGTGGGAGACGTTGGAGCAGTCGAGTGAAAAAATGGTCATCAATGACAAgctcaagatgaagattagAGTATATTTTAGATGAGTCATACTTCCAGGGttcaatcaagatcagtAAATCAACGTGCCTGACGAGAACTTCTCCAGATCTTTCAGCAGTGTGGCGCTTGTTATGGAAGGGAGATCTCCATCATCTAACTAATGATTAAGGCCGGAAacgaagaagagaatcaGGTCGTCTAGGGACATCGTACGAATATTCAGATCCGTCTTGGTATTTATGCTCTGGTCTATATATGGTGGCAGCAACAGGAACGTTGCTTGTCCTGGAGTAACTGTTTCGATGGCAACCGACGTTATTTTGTAGTCTATACTCATTGTTGGTTTTATCATGCAGTGTAAAGTCCGTTAGAATGATCGCACTGCATACAGTGATTGTTCGGACTAGCGTACTAGGCTTACTGCTCGTCGACTTTGATGCAGATGAGCCAAACCTACTGAAGAAGCCAGGGGTTCCTGTATATGACTCGCATATAACTCAAGAGGTATCTCAGTCTTAGGACTGAAGAAAACTGTCAAACTACCAACCTCCGATCATTTTGGCATTGATCCATCAcataaaaattgatttttataCCGTTTATATAGGCTATAAATTTGGGATTGGGAGCTTCAGTTGCTTGATGCATAC
This is a stretch of genomic DNA from Kwoniella dendrophila CBS 6074 chromosome 3, complete sequence. It encodes these proteins:
- a CDS encoding OPT family small oligopeptide transporter, coding for MSEPPRPGTSSGRPSTSTGRRAGLGNSRRRQPTARLDTAASGISADELPEQEFYKEGDEDDEDFDEEEEEEEDEEVFAFHRPATAAVPGLGAISEYSTSAPPSSHLTSAPPSSHLTSAPTEESPNPSSGPEGSHLNTPGLSYTPRSMSVDGKVPTPTGVVDVGGHLPELTYDKENPPPFSGFHNPNNSSFAFTMSSADDSHGPIIARKSRRPHSGASLIDRLQRRRGSSARTGTATTNFTTTTDMSRISEDSGLSEPGLSYRPTTSNRRMKSSAPLISESDLTSEGGRGWSRGSYGMTEMTGDMTIPDGKTTWGDGLGGLHKEASDNGEESLGVLDPGMVEEDSPYPEVRASVSNIDDPDMPALTLRAWFLGILFVILGSGINTFFVFRTPAPYLSPLIVQVVAYPVGKFAAWLLPINTWKLPRFLGGSEISLNPGPFNIKEHTIIVMMANVAIGPAYAIYATVSSELWYKHKFGYGFDIMIILATQLTGFTMAGLCRRFVVWPASMIWPGNLVVTTNLNTLHAEEDGFQGGMSRFKFLVICMGGAFAYYFFPGFLFTALSYFSYACWIAPKNKVVNELFGVSTGLGMGVLTFDWTQITWVGSPLTTPWWAEVNVGVGFIFFFWILVPIMYYTNVWEFAYLPVNVIQAADRFSSEYDIFNILTDDLRLNETAYALYSPVYLSATFSMTFMMAFALATGLLVHTALYHGPRIYRAMINVKTEADDIHMKLMKHYPEVPDWWFLALFAVVFTLAVTALEVYHTELPVWGYIVAIAIPFVYIIPSAFIYAMTSQQPAMNLLAELIPGYMFQGQPIPGMLCKVFTVQTVVAGLAFIQDQKLGHYMKIPPRATFVAQITATVIACFIQSATKELMFAKIPDICAAGQKSLLTCASTKVFFTSSIIWGLIGPERLFSKGSLYYPQTYALIAGAIIPIPFWLWVRKYPKSIFRNLNFPIIFSGALFIPPATGVNYSSWLLTGFIFQFWVRRKKFAWWSKYNYVLSAALDIGTALSAIAIFLFLGLPGASVNWWGNTVYQKTADWDGIGAAYLDAPATGFGPDTWKI